The DNA segment TAGTATCACTGACAGTTTCTTGGTTGTTTTAGGACAGTGCTCATGGGCTTTGGAGTCTTTATCTCACTTAGATAAGGAGTAGAACTTTTACAACTGTAATCATTTCTTGTGATTTCTTGGTTATCATAAAGAATAGTTTTGTGCTTTACTTATACAAAAAGATAGTTCACGAAGATCAAGATGAAATGCCAATTCCAAATGAATTAATATCTGATGAAGTTACGGAGATTGAGACAATAATAGTTAAGTTTACAAAAACTACATTACTtagtcaaaataataataaaaaatactaGTAAAGTTAGCAAATCAGAAACAAGTTGAGTTCCATTAGTACTTGTTGCTAATTTCTTCACTTTGCTAATTTATCTAATCATTTGATGTTCCTCTCCTTTATTTAATCCTCATTATTGCACTTAGTTAGGGATCAGATTCTTATAGTCTCATAAGCTGCATTCTGTTTAGTCAAGATTTTCGGTTCTTGTTTTTAGTGTGCATAAGTCTTGCTTTTGTTATCCACATGGAATTGCTTGTTTGTCCACACTTTGGTAATATAGAGAGGTTCCAGTTTCCTGAAATTCTCTCAAACTTCTTATTTCTTAATAGGCTGTTAATCTCCGGACTTCCGAAGTTTCAACCACTCAGAATGCCAAGGTAATTGGACTGAACTTGCAAAAGAAAGCATTTGTTGAAGACTATAAAAATTTTCAGCATGATATATTGGATAATTTTATCAGGTATGTGATTTGAGCTACCAAGCGGCATTACCTGAGATTCTAGAGGTTCTGAAATCTGCATGTGAGACACATGGATTGCCATTAGCTCAGACATGGGTTCCGTGTGTTCAACAAGGCAAAGGAGGTTGCCGCCATTCTGAGGAAAACCTTATTCATTGTGTTTCCACGGAGGATTCTGCTTGCTATGTTGCTGACCCCCACGTTCGGGGTTTTCATGAAGCTTGCTCTGAGCACCATTTGCTCAAAGGGCAGGGTGTTGTTGGGAGAGCATTCATGACTAATCAACCATGCTTTTCAGCTGATCTGACCTCTTATAGCAAGACGGAGTATCCACTTTCTCATCATGCACAAATGTTTGGACTGCAAGCTGCAGTAGCTATACGTCTGCGGAGTATCTCAACTGGTTCATGTGACTTTGTTTTGGAGTTCTTTCTACCCTCAGACTGCAGAAATCCTGAAGAACATAGAAAAATGCTTACTTCGTTGTCCATTATCATACAAAATGTTTGCCGGACTTTAAGGGTTGTGACAGATAAAGAGTTGCAGGAAGAAGCTGTTTCTATAGGCGAAGCGGCAAACCCCTCATTTATTAGATCCAATAAAGAGCAGACTGAAACTTCTCAAGAAAGGACATCGTGGACCTCTTGTGACGCAGAGTTCCAGGAGAGTTCTACTGTTGTTTCTGCATTCCATGATGAGAAACCAGACGAAATGCTAAGGAAAGAACCTGTGGAGTTTAGGCACCATAATGATTCTGATTATGGGATGGATTTTGCCTTAAATGAAAACCATTGTGCTTCTGGGGAGGGTGTCTCTCGTAATGGTAAAAAGGGAGACAGGAGACGCACAAAGGCTGAGAAGACTATTACCTTGGAAATTCTTCAGCAATATTTTGCCGGTAGCTTAAAAGATGCTGCGAAGAGCATTGGAGGTAAGCATCAGTTGTCAAGTAACTTTCATGGATAGGATCCAAATGCATGCCTTTTTTTACCTCTGCTTTCTCATTTTGGTTTATAATTTTCATACTAATCCTATAGGTTGCTTTGTCCTGGTGGACCTTTAACATACAAAAATTTTAACCTGTCTTTTGCTGCTTCTTCTGTCCCCTTCTTTCTAATTCTTGAATTACAGTTTGTCCTACCACTCTGAAGAGGATATGCAGGCAGCATGGAATCAAACGCTGGCCTTCTCGAAAGATCAAGAAGGTTGGCCACTCCTTACAAAAGATCCAACGTGTTATTGATTCAGTTCAGGGTGCCTCTGGCTCTTTACAAATTGAATCCTTCTATTCAAACTTCCCAGAGTTAGCATCTCCAAATGTATCAAGATTGAGCCCTTTTGCAAACTCAAAGTCAAATGAACATCCAAAGGCCTTGAATGCGCAACAAGAAGGATGCGTTATGAGCCCCCATGCTGCTGCATCTAAGTCACCCTCCTCTTCTTGTAGTCGAAGTTCCAGTTCAAGTCAATGTTGTTCATCTGGTACAAAGCCACAATCTTCCCCTTTGAGTATTGCTGGTAATGACGATCCAATTGTCCAGGAAGAGTCTGTTGATAACGCAGTGAAAAGGGTTAAAAGTGA comes from the Nicotiana sylvestris chromosome 4, ASM39365v2, whole genome shotgun sequence genome and includes:
- the LOC104211680 gene encoding protein NLP4-like: MDETVIPSNPLLTNQSDYFMDLDYVDGLLLEGCWLETTDGNEFLQNSPANFNAPFDSSFMWPNTIDTNNVEFNGIPSKDFQEEKQIQPFGENVNNAMCTSGQSESHFVEAPELNRRWWFGPKASSSVMDRLIWALGHIRDCSRDKDILLQLWVPINRDGRHVLSTTDQPFLLDLNCPRLANYRQVSVNYQFPANEDSKEIVGLPGRVFADKVPEWSPDVRFFRSEEYPRVEHAQQYDVRGTLAVPVFEQGSRNCLGVIEVVMTTQKIKYRPELESVCEALKAVNLRTSEVSTTQNAKVCDLSYQAALPEILEVLKSACETHGLPLAQTWVPCVQQGKGGCRHSEENLIHCVSTEDSACYVADPHVRGFHEACSEHHLLKGQGVVGRAFMTNQPCFSADLTSYSKTEYPLSHHAQMFGLQAAVAIRLRSISTGSCDFVLEFFLPSDCRNPEEHRKMLTSLSIIIQNVCRTLRVVTDKELQEEAVSIGEAANPSFIRSNKEQTETSQERTSWTSCDAEFQESSTVVSAFHDEKPDEMLRKEPVEFRHHNDSDYGMDFALNENHCASGEGVSRNGKKGDRRRTKAEKTITLEILQQYFAGSLKDAAKSIGVCPTTLKRICRQHGIKRWPSRKIKKVGHSLQKIQRVIDSVQGASGSLQIESFYSNFPELASPNVSRLSPFANSKSNEHPKALNAQQEGCVMSPHAAASKSPSSSCSRSSSSSQCCSSGTKPQSSPLSIAGNDDPIVQEESVDNAVKRVKSEPELHLSSETLKILPRSQSHACVAENPKSESLLVKKGPLRSQEEAPRVKVTHGEEKIRFRMQNSWRYSELLREITRRFGIDDPSGLQLKYMDDDSEWVLLTCDADLEECLDVCMSSQNQMIKLILVRDSQHHIGSSFGSSSPILVQ